A stretch of the Filimonas lacunae genome encodes the following:
- a CDS encoding dihydrofolate reductase family protein produces the protein MRTVTFGMNISLDGCCDHTVFNPSESLMDYFTDMMNDVDLTFYGRIMYQLMFPYWSDVAKNKSGSPDEIRFAEKLTSLKKVVVSRTLENAEENTQIIRSNPVAALKELKQQPGKKISVDSVSMLPELLTAGLIDEFNLVIHPVMAGRGRRLLDSGSLLETLSLQLTDTIVFKSGCVAHHYRKQ, from the coding sequence ATGAGAACAGTAACATTTGGAATGAATATCAGCCTGGATGGCTGTTGCGATCACACCGTTTTTAATCCCAGTGAAAGTCTGATGGATTATTTCACCGACATGATGAACGACGTAGACCTTACCTTTTACGGCCGTATCATGTATCAGTTGATGTTTCCCTATTGGTCTGATGTGGCGAAAAACAAATCCGGTTCACCAGATGAGATCCGATTTGCCGAAAAATTGACTTCCCTCAAAAAAGTGGTGGTTTCCCGCACATTAGAAAATGCAGAAGAGAATACGCAAATCATTCGCAGCAACCCCGTAGCAGCACTAAAGGAACTAAAGCAGCAACCTGGCAAAAAGATTTCGGTAGATAGCGTAAGCATGCTGCCGGAACTGTTAACAGCAGGACTTATTGATGAATTCAACTTAGTCATTCATCCGGTGATGGCAGGGCGCGGAAGACGTTTATTGGATAGCGGAAGCCTGCTGGAAACACTTTCTTTGCAGCTGACCGATACCATTGTTTTTAAATCGGGCTGTGTGGCGCATCATTACCGCAAACAGTGA
- a CDS encoding SusC/RagA family TonB-linked outer membrane protein produces the protein MEKKATMQIKTIRLLVTALLLTGIAQAQTGARVKGKVLDENGAGLAGATVNVTNNANNKTVNTVTDNKGNFTLEDLDKTFLYHFYFTATGYKPDTVKNFKVSAGDNNSLLIRMHAAVNALNEVVVVGYGTQSRSRVTGAITSLKSEELNKYASGSFGQQLAGRAAGIQINDASALPGTDPQIVIRGISTLTAGTFPLIVVDGFPLSEGSSLNAINAQDIETIDILKDPSSAAIYGSRAANGVILITTKSGKGDKTKLSFDAYTGFQERSDKVKLMDGYQYAQYSTEARNWGYMSKDQAHRTLNDDVATRKANGATARDYVLNYVGPWLGKQSGLTNTNWLDAIFKTAPVNNYNLSLSGNNSKTSYYISGNYFNQQGIILNTGLERFSGVVKVNSQPTDWLKVGISVNPSYNIQKFYKNDASRNSDPLAATLIMYPFFPVYNADGSLAISQQIKANTPEDGALGENPVAIMKMTTYNRNFFRNFGNAFLEFKLAKGLRFKTMLGGDYTGTNINYYTPSNVGAYRTAAPKPAAASATNAAVWNYITENTLTYSKTFGKHDINLLAGYSFQKENGDSTVVNGTNIPDDNLQNISGATSFSATKSAYTWSQLSYLSRLQYAFADRYLFTAAIRRDGSSRFGQNSKYGYFPSLTAGWIISKEYFMQGLSWLNLLKLRATWGKAGNNQIGAYGSQALVTQENYVYGNTLAPGYAATTAPNANLSWETKTAFNVGFDASIYKRFSVTLNYYHTTTSNLLLNVPVPAQSGYVTSLQNIGKVKNSGLELEFSGNDIQLGPVKWSYSANVTSNKNQVLALAQGQQQIYTGKNSAFLTKVGGSIAEMYGYDVTGVYKSQADIDNTPHIAGTVVGDYIMRDLTNDGKITTADRRGFGSYSPKLVYGFSSDFSYKNFDFSFSITGLTGRKIYDNSLWLMESGESFGVGNQYYFQNRWDPNDNPNGFLARPTTNLSANRLNAQASNQFFYDAHYLRVRMIQLGYNLPARLLLKNRITECRVYVSANNPFLFTPYRGFNPDATSSNVLTSGAADSNYPVARSFQVGMHLVL, from the coding sequence ATGGAAAAAAAAGCAACCATGCAGATAAAAACAATAAGGCTGCTAGTAACGGCCCTGCTCTTAACTGGTATAGCACAAGCCCAAACAGGCGCCAGGGTTAAAGGCAAAGTGTTGGACGAGAATGGCGCTGGCCTGGCCGGGGCTACCGTCAACGTTACCAACAATGCCAACAACAAAACGGTGAACACTGTTACGGACAACAAAGGCAACTTTACACTGGAAGATCTTGACAAAACCTTCCTTTACCATTTCTACTTTACCGCTACCGGTTATAAGCCAGATACGGTAAAAAACTTTAAAGTAAGTGCAGGCGACAACAACTCCTTACTCATTCGCATGCACGCTGCCGTGAATGCGTTGAATGAAGTGGTAGTAGTAGGTTACGGCACACAATCAAGGTCGCGCGTTACAGGTGCCATTACCTCTTTGAAGTCAGAAGAACTGAATAAGTATGCATCTGGTAGTTTTGGTCAGCAACTGGCAGGCAGGGCCGCCGGTATCCAGATCAATGATGCCTCTGCCCTTCCCGGTACCGATCCGCAAATCGTTATCAGGGGCATCAGCACCCTTACGGCGGGCACCTTTCCGCTGATAGTGGTAGACGGTTTTCCTTTATCGGAAGGCAGTTCGCTGAACGCTATTAATGCGCAGGACATTGAAACCATAGACATCCTCAAAGATCCTTCTTCCGCTGCTATCTATGGTTCCAGGGCCGCCAACGGTGTTATCCTCATTACCACTAAAAGCGGGAAAGGAGACAAAACAAAGCTCAGCTTTGATGCATATACCGGGTTTCAGGAACGGTCAGACAAAGTGAAACTGATGGATGGTTACCAGTATGCCCAGTATTCTACAGAAGCCCGTAACTGGGGATATATGTCTAAAGATCAGGCACACCGCACGTTGAACGATGACGTAGCTACGCGAAAAGCCAATGGCGCTACTGCCAGGGATTATGTGCTGAATTATGTAGGCCCGTGGCTGGGCAAGCAATCGGGACTTACCAATACCAACTGGCTGGATGCTATTTTCAAAACAGCCCCTGTTAACAACTATAACCTCAGTCTTTCGGGCAACAACAGCAAAACCAGTTACTATATCTCCGGCAACTATTTTAACCAGCAGGGTATTATTCTCAATACCGGCCTGGAAAGGTTCAGCGGTGTTGTGAAAGTGAATTCGCAACCTACCGACTGGCTAAAAGTGGGCATTAGTGTAAACCCTTCCTATAATATCCAGAAGTTCTATAAAAACGATGCTTCCCGGAACTCTGATCCATTAGCAGCTACGCTGATCATGTATCCTTTCTTCCCGGTGTATAATGCCGATGGTAGCCTGGCTATCAGCCAGCAGATCAAAGCCAACACACCGGAAGATGGCGCTTTGGGAGAAAACCCGGTAGCCATTATGAAGATGACTACCTATAACAGAAACTTCTTTCGCAACTTTGGTAACGCCTTCCTGGAGTTTAAGCTGGCAAAAGGTCTCCGGTTCAAAACCATGCTGGGTGGCGATTACACGGGCACTAACATCAACTATTACACGCCCTCTAACGTAGGCGCTTACCGTACTGCTGCACCTAAACCGGCAGCAGCTTCTGCCACCAATGCAGCGGTATGGAACTATATCACCGAAAACACGCTAACCTATTCCAAAACTTTTGGCAAGCACGATATCAACCTGCTGGCAGGTTATTCTTTTCAAAAAGAAAACGGGGATAGCACAGTAGTGAACGGCACGAATATTCCGGATGACAACCTGCAGAACATATCAGGCGCTACCAGCTTCTCCGCCACTAAATCGGCCTATACCTGGAGTCAGTTGTCTTACCTGTCCCGCTTGCAATATGCTTTTGCAGACCGCTACCTGTTTACTGCCGCTATTCGCCGCGATGGATCTTCCCGCTTTGGGCAAAACAGCAAATACGGTTATTTCCCCTCCTTAACAGCAGGCTGGATCATTAGCAAAGAGTATTTTATGCAGGGCCTTAGCTGGTTAAACCTGTTGAAGTTACGGGCTACCTGGGGCAAAGCAGGCAATAACCAGATAGGCGCTTATGGCTCACAGGCGTTGGTAACACAGGAAAACTATGTATACGGCAATACCCTGGCACCCGGCTACGCAGCTACCACTGCCCCTAATGCCAACCTTTCGTGGGAAACCAAAACCGCTTTCAACGTAGGCTTTGATGCCAGTATTTACAAGCGTTTCAGTGTTACCCTCAACTATTACCACACTACCACCTCTAACCTGTTGCTGAACGTGCCCGTACCCGCTCAATCGGGCTACGTAACGTCCTTACAGAATATTGGCAAGGTAAAAAACAGCGGGTTAGAACTGGAGTTCTCCGGCAATGATATCCAGCTGGGGCCTGTTAAATGGTCGTACAGCGCCAACGTAACCTCTAATAAAAACCAGGTGCTGGCCCTGGCGCAGGGACAACAGCAAATTTATACCGGTAAAAACAGCGCTTTCCTTACAAAAGTAGGTGGCTCTATTGCCGAGATGTATGGCTATGATGTGACAGGGGTTTATAAATCACAGGCAGACATCGACAATACACCGCACATTGCCGGTACTGTGGTGGGCGACTATATCATGCGTGATCTGACTAACGATGGTAAAATAACCACAGCAGACAGAAGAGGATTTGGTTCTTATTCTCCCAAACTGGTGTACGGGTTTTCCAGCGATTTCAGTTATAAAAACTTTGACTTTTCCTTTAGTATCACGGGCCTTACCGGAAGAAAGATCTATGATAACAGTCTCTGGCTGATGGAATCAGGTGAATCATTTGGTGTGGGCAACCAATACTATTTCCAGAACAGATGGGACCCGAACGATAATCCTAATGGATTCCTGGCAAGGCCTACCACCAACCTTTCTGCCAACAGGTTAAACGCACAGGCCAGCAACCAGTTCTTTTACGATGCCCATTATTTACGCGTGCGGATGATACAGCTGGGCTATAACTTACCTGCCAGGCTATTGCTCAAAAACAGGATAACAGAATGCCGGGTATACGTATCTGCCAACAACCCATTCCTGTTTACCCCCTACAGGGGCTTTAATCCGGATGCCACCAGCTCTAACGTGTTAACCTCCGGTGCAGCAGATTCCAACTACCCGGTAGCCAGGTCTTTCCAGGTAGGCATGCACCTGGTTCTTTAA
- a CDS encoding RNA polymerase sigma factor: protein MSQHLTENSAYALLLQGNAEAFDFFYHRHHQAIFANIYKIIQDRAFAQDILHDVFLAFWEKRNSLQSPESVIGWLYVVSHNKSISFLKQKLKSSTVLLENPGVIEQIEASPEINEAFYQKQLQILEDAVNHLPKRKKEVFSLCRFEGRSFEYVANVLGISEESARDYLKQSTRMIRQYIQENYPAELSVMAGIIVLSCQ, encoded by the coding sequence ATGAGTCAGCACCTTACTGAAAACTCGGCATATGCTTTATTGCTTCAGGGAAACGCTGAAGCATTTGACTTTTTTTACCACAGGCACCACCAGGCCATTTTTGCCAATATTTATAAAATTATCCAGGACAGGGCTTTTGCGCAGGACATTTTACATGACGTATTCCTGGCTTTCTGGGAAAAGAGAAACTCCCTGCAATCCCCCGAATCTGTTATAGGCTGGTTATATGTAGTGAGTCACAACAAGTCCATCTCCTTTCTCAAACAAAAACTGAAGTCCTCCACCGTTTTACTGGAAAACCCCGGTGTGATAGAGCAAATTGAAGCCAGCCCCGAAATCAATGAAGCCTTTTACCAGAAACAATTGCAGATTTTAGAAGACGCTGTTAATCATTTACCCAAACGCAAAAAAGAAGTATTCAGCCTGTGCCGCTTTGAAGGCCGGTCATTTGAATATGTAGCCAATGTACTGGGCATTTCAGAAGAGTCTGCCAGGGACTATCTCAAACAGTCTACCCGTATGATCCGGCAATATATACAGGAAAATTATCCTGCTGAGCTATCTGTGATGGCAGGCATCATTGTATTATCCTGCCAATAA
- a CDS encoding SDR family oxidoreductase, translating to MHLQNNTILITGGTSGFGYEFASRLLALGNTVIITGRNADKLRETQQKLPAVHIIQSDVRKPEDIVRLHDQVTRQFPALNMLINNAGEMRKLIMQQEGEEKDLTREIEINLMGPVRMTEQFLPHLKKQKNAAILNVTSGIALMPMPLTPVYSASKAGLRSFTQALRVQLKHSTVKVFELVAPGSPTPLNDKFLEVDGFNPKMLMPADKIIEAAINGLKKDQYEIYPGIFKVLRFVIRLFPAAMLSFVSKMGAKEMYAPAFNH from the coding sequence ATGCATTTACAAAATAACACCATCCTCATTACCGGCGGCACCAGCGGTTTTGGCTACGAGTTTGCTTCCCGCTTACTTGCACTCGGCAATACCGTTATTATTACCGGCCGCAATGCGGATAAACTGCGGGAAACCCAGCAGAAACTACCTGCCGTACACATTATACAAAGTGATGTAAGAAAGCCGGAGGATATTGTTCGTTTACACGATCAGGTAACCCGCCAGTTTCCCGCGTTGAACATGCTTATCAACAATGCCGGCGAAATGCGCAAGCTGATTATGCAGCAGGAGGGAGAAGAAAAAGACCTCACGCGGGAAATAGAGATAAACCTGATGGGGCCTGTTCGCATGACAGAACAATTTCTGCCGCATTTGAAAAAGCAAAAGAATGCGGCCATTCTTAACGTTACCTCCGGTATTGCACTCATGCCTATGCCGCTAACACCGGTGTATAGCGCCAGCAAGGCAGGGCTTCGTTCCTTTACGCAGGCATTGCGGGTACAATTAAAACACTCCACAGTAAAAGTGTTTGAACTGGTGGCGCCTGGTTCACCTACACCTTTAAACGATAAATTCCTGGAAGTGGATGGCTTTAATCCTAAAATGCTGATGCCGGCAGATAAGATTATTGAAGCAGCCATAAATGGTTTAAAAAAGGATCAATATGAAATTTATCCCGGCATTTTTAAGGTACTCCGGTTTGTGATCAGGCTTTTTCCCGCTGCGATGCTTTCCTTTGTAAGTAAAATGGGTGCTAAAGAAATGTATGCTCCCGCATTCAATCACTAA
- a CDS encoding FecR family protein codes for MKDYNTLVKKFWAGDVTETEKLRLYKMVMQQEENARVSSDATDHKAEEEVAPLTLEESQHILEALHRNIQPVDIYKKSTSRTKVWKLLGTITAAAAVILLVIWANRQTWQHAATKPAQQGITAAVKTISNPHQQVMTVRLDDSSQVNIYPGGSISYPVAFLTGQQRVVQLTGKANFKVQHNARKPFQVIAMQIKTTDIGTEFCIDAQQSSLVKIHLKEGSVKVESLQNSHLSVNKLLEHPGEELSINFGTREVKLASPVATAAASATAAMASTHATPAKTKLSFHKTPLSEVFTRLAHREQVKIRFNKAVVNGLTFTGNIEPGDSLENTLDILCSLNGLSFIKTEQGIEITGSK; via the coding sequence ATGAAAGACTATAATACACTTGTAAAGAAGTTTTGGGCCGGTGATGTTACCGAAACAGAAAAACTCCGCCTATACAAAATGGTGATGCAGCAGGAAGAGAACGCCCGTGTATCTTCTGATGCAACTGACCACAAGGCGGAAGAGGAAGTGGCCCCACTGACTTTGGAAGAGTCGCAACATATACTGGAAGCACTTCACCGCAACATTCAACCGGTGGATATATATAAGAAGAGCACTTCCCGTACGAAAGTATGGAAGCTACTGGGCACAATAACAGCGGCAGCGGCAGTCATCCTACTGGTAATATGGGCCAACAGGCAAACCTGGCAACATGCTGCCACAAAGCCTGCACAACAAGGTATTACAGCCGCTGTTAAAACCATTTCCAACCCGCATCAGCAGGTAATGACTGTTCGCCTGGACGACAGCTCGCAGGTGAATATATACCCCGGCGGCAGCATCAGCTACCCGGTGGCTTTCCTTACGGGGCAACAGCGGGTGGTGCAGCTGACCGGTAAAGCCAATTTTAAAGTGCAGCACAATGCCCGCAAACCTTTCCAGGTAATTGCGATGCAGATAAAAACAACAGATATAGGAACAGAGTTTTGTATTGATGCACAACAATCGTCACTCGTAAAAATTCACCTGAAAGAAGGCAGTGTAAAAGTAGAATCACTGCAAAACAGCCATCTGAGCGTCAACAAATTGCTGGAGCATCCCGGGGAAGAATTAAGCATCAACTTCGGCACCCGCGAAGTGAAGCTGGCATCACCGGTAGCCACTGCTGCAGCCAGCGCAACTGCAGCAATGGCGTCCACACATGCCACACCCGCTAAAACAAAGCTGAGCTTTCACAAAACCCCGTTATCCGAAGTGTTTACCAGGTTAGCGCATCGCGAACAGGTAAAGATCAGGTTTAACAAGGCGGTAGTAAATGGGCTCACTTTTACCGGGAACATAGAACCAGGCGATTCCCTGGAAAATACACTGGACATCCTATGTAGCCTGAATGGTTTATCATTTATTAAAACAGAACAGGGTATAGAGATTACCGGTAGTAAATAA
- a CDS encoding helix-turn-helix domain-containing protein gives MAHAKPYRIKTITEVHRLLGLPRPQHPLIGVIDLKGLKDESGISAITFDFYVVSLKRGCDRLVYGQQKYDFDEGLMGFMQPGQILRGEEGGVPEQLEGWMLFIHPDFLWNTPLAKKIRQYEYFGYASNEALFLSDKEEAIINGILANIKNEYHSNMDKFSQEVIIAQLELLFTYAKRFYERQFITRKITNSKIVNRLEELLTDYFNNEELLSRGLPSVQYIAAQLHISAKYLGSLLKQLTGQTTQQHIHEKLIAKAKEKLSTTELSVGEIAYELGFEHSQSFSKLFKSKTSQSPQEFRASFN, from the coding sequence ATGGCCCATGCAAAACCATACAGGATAAAAACGATAACGGAGGTGCACCGGTTGTTAGGCCTGCCCAGGCCACAACATCCGCTGATTGGCGTGATTGATTTAAAAGGGTTGAAAGACGAGTCGGGTATCAGCGCCATCACCTTTGACTTTTATGTGGTATCGCTGAAAAGAGGGTGCGACAGGCTTGTGTATGGACAACAGAAATACGATTTTGACGAGGGATTGATGGGTTTTATGCAACCCGGACAGATACTGCGTGGAGAAGAGGGGGGTGTGCCGGAGCAACTGGAAGGGTGGATGCTGTTTATTCACCCGGACTTTTTATGGAACACGCCGCTGGCTAAAAAGATAAGGCAGTACGAGTATTTTGGTTATGCTTCAAATGAAGCACTGTTTCTATCAGACAAAGAAGAGGCTATCATTAACGGCATTTTAGCCAACATTAAAAACGAGTACCATTCCAACATGGATAAATTCAGCCAGGAGGTGATTATTGCACAGCTGGAACTGTTGTTTACCTACGCAAAACGGTTTTACGAACGCCAGTTCATTACCCGTAAAATCACCAACAGCAAAATAGTAAACCGTTTGGAAGAGCTGCTAACGGATTATTTTAACAACGAAGAGCTACTATCGAGGGGGTTGCCTTCTGTTCAATACATAGCAGCGCAACTGCATATATCCGCCAAATACCTGGGCAGTTTGCTGAAACAACTTACCGGGCAAACCACGCAACAGCATATTCACGAAAAGCTGATAGCGAAAGCCAAGGAGAAATTATCTACAACGGAGTTGTCCGTGGGGGAAATAGCCTACGAACTGGGCTTCGAGCATTCCCAATCGTTCAGCAAACTTTTCAAAAGCAAAACCAGCCAATCCCCGCAGGAATTCCGGGCTTCTTTTAACTAA
- a CDS encoding DUF5686 family protein encodes MTLKQQTCFLLLFSIMAITCAYAQEQSVEGVVLDSVTHTPIAHVSVFDAGKKQGTRTNARGEFELLLKAPCDSLVFFTSGYQRLLKAITSRTHQKMTVLLPRQYEQLEGVTVGSNKHRHYSNKNNPAVDFIRQVIAHKQENDMGAFRNARFNSYEKLCLYLDGFPHWIADSKLLKRYHFLFENKDTTKYPGKELTPVYIQEKLFHNYYSTDPDRKNSLLAGQKKVDYGEFIDTKGVSTILGRLYEDINIYDNAIVAFTRQFMSPIADGGPAYYQYYIVDTVKENNVRLLKLYVTPRNTNALLFTGNLFITLDGHYTVYKWNMHTNKHMNLGLVRGFTVTQDFSQDSASHKYYLSHSDVVTDFGLTKKGSGLFGERVVTVSDFNTTYRPADSLFRKDWRMEYDTGYDRPDSFFTAYREKVMTASERQAYANIDSLNKMKSYQFATKLVNMGATGYFSFNKVDVGPLYTFLSYNSVEGVKGRFGARTNSHFSKRYYLDGYLAYGTKDRQWKQFGSIAWSLNHRSVYQYPMHYVKFSYRHDTNIPGMDDEYVESNILMAIKTGTNNKYLYNYIYRLDYLHEFGNHIAIRLGFKNRQQLPAGGLYFLPQATSGKDTTSSITTSEISAQIRWAPHEQFYQTQTDRYRISNKYPVMTLTLTHGIRQLFKGQYNYNRIDATIKKRFYVVPLGYTDVKATGGWVTGRLPWPLLAIHEGNQSAGYNGTGYNMMNYLEFVSDHYAGINIDHSFKGFFFDRIPLLKKLKWREGVSCRILWGGLRNENKPVTGNAVFSFPANNNVPTMFSLNNGPYIEAGAGISRIFKVLRVDVLKRFTYLNNPGVSPWTIRWGLGLEL; translated from the coding sequence ATGACATTGAAACAACAAACCTGTTTTCTGCTGCTTTTTTCTATCATGGCCATCACATGCGCCTATGCACAGGAACAATCTGTAGAAGGCGTTGTTCTCGATTCTGTAACCCACACGCCTATAGCCCATGTAAGTGTTTTTGACGCTGGTAAAAAACAGGGCACGCGTACCAATGCCCGGGGAGAGTTTGAGCTTTTACTAAAAGCACCCTGCGACTCGCTGGTATTTTTTACATCAGGGTATCAACGATTGTTAAAAGCAATTACTTCTCGCACGCACCAGAAAATGACGGTACTACTTCCCCGCCAATATGAACAGCTGGAAGGCGTTACTGTAGGCTCCAACAAACACCGGCATTATTCTAATAAAAACAACCCTGCTGTAGACTTTATCCGGCAGGTGATTGCTCATAAACAGGAAAATGACATGGGGGCATTCCGCAATGCCCGTTTTAACAGCTATGAAAAGCTATGCCTGTACCTGGATGGATTTCCTCACTGGATTGCTGACAGCAAACTGCTGAAGCGTTATCACTTCCTGTTTGAGAATAAAGACACTACCAAATATCCCGGTAAGGAACTAACGCCTGTGTATATACAGGAAAAACTATTCCATAACTATTACAGCACCGACCCGGACAGGAAGAATAGCTTATTGGCGGGACAGAAAAAAGTAGACTATGGCGAGTTTATTGATACCAAAGGGGTAAGCACTATTTTAGGCCGTTTGTATGAAGACATCAATATTTACGACAATGCCATCGTCGCTTTTACCAGGCAATTTATGAGCCCCATAGCCGACGGCGGCCCTGCCTACTACCAATATTACATTGTAGACACGGTGAAGGAAAACAATGTGCGGCTACTAAAGCTATATGTTACTCCGCGCAACACCAACGCGCTATTGTTCACCGGTAATTTGTTTATTACCCTGGATGGGCATTACACGGTGTATAAATGGAACATGCACACGAATAAACACATGAACCTGGGCCTGGTACGGGGCTTTACCGTTACCCAGGACTTTAGCCAGGACAGCGCCAGCCATAAATACTACCTGAGCCATTCGGATGTGGTAACGGATTTTGGGCTTACCAAAAAGGGCAGCGGACTTTTTGGCGAACGCGTGGTTACAGTAAGCGATTTTAATACCACCTACCGGCCAGCCGATAGTTTGTTTCGTAAAGACTGGCGCATGGAATATGATACGGGTTACGACCGGCCCGATTCTTTTTTTACCGCCTACCGTGAAAAGGTGATGACCGCCAGCGAAAGGCAGGCTTATGCCAATATTGACAGCCTGAACAAAATGAAATCGTACCAGTTTGCCACCAAACTGGTGAACATGGGCGCCACAGGCTATTTTTCTTTTAACAAGGTGGATGTAGGCCCTCTGTATACCTTTTTGAGTTATAACTCGGTAGAAGGCGTAAAAGGCCGTTTTGGCGCACGCACCAACAGTCATTTCAGCAAACGTTATTACCTGGATGGCTACCTGGCCTATGGTACTAAAGACCGGCAATGGAAACAGTTTGGCAGCATAGCCTGGTCGCTCAACCACCGTTCGGTATACCAATATCCTATGCACTACGTAAAATTCAGCTACCGGCACGATACCAATATACCCGGCATGGACGATGAATATGTGGAAAGCAATATACTGATGGCTATTAAAACAGGTACCAATAACAAATACCTGTATAACTACATATACCGGCTGGACTACCTGCACGAGTTTGGCAATCATATCGCCATTCGCCTGGGCTTTAAAAACAGGCAGCAGCTGCCTGCCGGCGGCTTATACTTCCTGCCACAGGCTACCTCCGGCAAAGACACTACCTCATCGATTACCACCAGTGAAATATCTGCCCAGATACGGTGGGCGCCCCATGAGCAATTTTATCAAACTCAAACAGACCGGTATCGCATTTCCAACAAATACCCGGTAATGACCCTTACCCTCACACATGGCATCAGGCAATTATTCAAGGGACAATACAATTATAACAGGATAGATGCCACTATTAAAAAGCGTTTTTACGTGGTGCCTTTGGGTTACACAGATGTGAAAGCAACCGGAGGATGGGTAACCGGCCGCCTGCCCTGGCCCTTACTGGCCATTCACGAAGGCAACCAATCTGCAGGCTACAACGGCACCGGGTATAACATGATGAACTACCTGGAGTTTGTGAGCGACCATTATGCTGGTATTAATATTGACCATTCTTTTAAAGGCTTTTTCTTTGACAGAATACCCCTGCTAAAAAAACTGAAATGGCGGGAAGGCGTGTCGTGCAGGATATTATGGGGAGGTTTGCGTAATGAAAACAAACCTGTAACCGGCAATGCTGTATTCAGTTTTCCCGCTAACAATAACGTGCCTACTATGTTTTCCTTGAACAACGGCCCTTATATAGAAGCAGGAGCCGGTATTTCCCGCATTTTTAAGGTACTGCGGGTAGATGTATTGAAGCGGTTTACCTACCTTAATAACCCCGGTGTATCGCCCTGGACTATACGTTGGGGGTTGGGATTAGAGTTGTAG